A genomic window from Punica granatum isolate Tunisia-2019 chromosome 2, ASM765513v2, whole genome shotgun sequence includes:
- the LOC116194311 gene encoding wound-induced protein 1-like codes for MRLLTGTATPKEDRFEFVPDKITSLGPIVLAEGCDQGRSICWVHACTVTHGVITQVREYLNTSLTVTRLGSVGKNLSDIASTSSSSPSSQPHWPSVWESSLSSQVGKSVPGLVLAI; via the coding sequence ATGCGCCTCCTGACCGGCACCGCCACGCCAAAAGAAGACCGGTTCGAGTTCGTCCCCGACAAGATCACCTCCCTAGGCCCCATCGTCCTAGCCGAGGGCTGCGACCAGGGCCGCTCAATCTGCTGGGTCCACGCCTGCACGGTCACTCATGGGGTGATCACCCAGGTCCGGGAGTACTTGAACACTTCCCTCACCGTCACCCGCCTCGGATCAGTCGGCAAAAACCTCTCCGACATCGCCTCAACGTCCTCGTCATCGCCGTCGTCCCAGCCGCATTGGCCGTCCGTTTGGGAGAGCAGCCTCTCGAGTCAGGTCGGGAAGTCCGTTCCCGGGCTGGTCTTGGCCATATAA